From the Theropithecus gelada isolate Dixy chromosome 16, Tgel_1.0, whole genome shotgun sequence genome, the window TGTGGCTCTGGCAGATCGGGAACAGCCCCTGAAAAGCATTTGCATGTTGGCTCCTTACTAAGGAACAAAAGCCTTCCCCAGTGGGCACCAAGAGGTGATCTCGAGAAAGAGCAAAAGCAGTGATGGAAGCCGGGACTCCCAGAGGAGTCAATGCCTCCTTCCACTGGCCGCCTCTCCTTCAGCCTCCTAGGACTTTCCCTCCAGCCCTGATTGTCAGACTGAAGTTCCCTGCATTGCCTCACAGGAAGACCTGTACGGCAAGACGTGCCAAAtgttcctcccttcccccaggttTCCAGCAGCTGCGACTACGTGTTTGTGAGCGGAAAAGAGTCTCGAGGGTCCATGAACGCCAGGGTCACCTTCCGCTACGACGTTCTCAATGCCCCCCTGGAAATGACAGTCTGGGTACCCAAGCTGCCCTTGCACATTGAGCTCTCAGATGCCCGCCTCAGCCAAGTGAAGGGCTGGAGGGTACCCATCCTCCCCGACCGGAGGTACAGCCCCTCTCCTATGGCAGATACTCGGGATACTCATGGGTGGATACAACCTCTGCCAACAGTCTGACCTGCATATGGGTATAAGGCCCTTGGTATACATAGTCTGTCGGTTGGTTGTGCAGTTAACAAACTTTCATCGACCCGCTACTGTGAGCTAGGCACTGGCAAGTGTTTGAGATGGGGTGACTGTGGCCAGTGCCTGACCATGCCAGTCTCTCAGTCCAGCAGGAGAGGAAGGCATGTGCATGCCACAGAACATGGTGATGGATGGGAAGCCCTGTGTGCAGGGAATCAAGTGGCACAAGGAGAGGACCGCTTCTTCCTCCAGGAGAAGTCAAggcaggcttcctggaagagaCAGCTCTTGAGCTAAGTCTTAAAGAATGAACTGAAAGGAGTTGGCTGGGGAGACAGGTTAAGAGACTGCCTGCAGTCAGGCGGACAAAATGGAGCAGACACACCTGTACGCATGTGCCTCAGCCTGGGCACACCAAGGACACACTAGTGAGTGCATGAGTGCAGGCACACTGTGACTCATACCCAGGTTCCCTTGTGGGCTTGTAAGCTCAGGCACCTGGGTGCCCATATGTGGGGCCTATACGTGTGTACTCACCACATTCCAATCACCCACTCAGCTGCTGGAGAGAAAAGCCcagcagggaagagaagagaggaaagtgaCAGGCAGCTAAGAGCAGGAGGTGGGCGGGGCTGGAGAGAGAAGCAGGTGGTGAGAGAAACAGGCAGCCAAGTGAGAAATGGGCTGAGTTCAACTCAGAGAGATTTGGAAGAGCAATGTGGCATAGACCAGTGcctctcaaactttaatgtgtacatgaatcacctggggatcggagtaaaatgcagattctgagtGGGCAGGTCTGGGGTAAAGCCTGTAATTCTGCATTTCTCACCAGCTCCTGGGTGATAGCGATACTGCTTTGAGTAGCAGTGGACTCAGAAGCCAGACAGCCTGGTTTAAGTCCTGCCTCtgctatttactagctgtgtaaacTTGGGCTACTTATGTAACCGCTCTGTGCCTCCATctccatatctgtaaaatgggcacaataaCACCTGCCTCATAGGAtttttgtgaggaataaattaaTTAACCCAGGTAAAAGAACTCTCGGTGTAAATGAATATTCTAGTTGCTTGATCCTCCAGTACACCAACAAAGCACTAGCTACAGAGAGAAACACTTGGCTTTATCACCAAAGCACACCTTCCTGGCAGTAAACCTCtcaattttagcatttttttttttttgcaatgtgcACAGGCTGAGAATTTCCCAAATCATCAAGTCCAGGTTCCCTTTTGCTTAACAGTTTATCTATgtgtctctctcctctcacatTTGACTAAAAGCAGCAAAAGGAAACCAGGCCACAATTTCCACACCTTGCTTGGAAATCTCAGTTCAATGTCCGAGTTCATCACCTACAGGTTCTGCTTAGCTTCCTCACAACCACAGAACACAATTCAGCTAAGATTTCTGGCATTCTATAAAAAGGATCACATTTGCTCCAGGTTAGAGCTTAAAACAGTGCCAGGCACAAACTTAGTACTGAAGAAGAGGCAGCAGTTGCTGTTAGGATTTGACACCAGCTATTCTCGGGCTTGGCTTAAGGCAAGAGGAGGCAGATAGGAACAGGAGGTATGGTCAAGAAGGTACTTTTCTAGGAGAGAAAAGACTGGGACTCCTGGCTCCAAACTTAGAGATGAAAGGCATGAACCAGAGTGGAGGCTTGCTTTTGCAGACCTTCTGGGAAGCTGGGAGGACCCAACAGGGCAAGGGTGAGGGGTGTGAACTGTGCAGGTCAGAGTCCAGGTGAGAAGCCTTCAGCATGGCATGTCCCCACCCCAGGTCAGTCCGGGAAAGCGAGGACGAGgacgaggaagaggaggagcGGCGGCAGAGTGCAAGCCGGGGCTGCACCCTGCAGTACCAGCATGCCACCCTGCAGGTCTTCACCCAGTTCCACACGACATCATCCGAGGGCACTGACCAGGTGGTCACCATGCTAGGCCCGGACTGGCTGGTGGAGGTCACTGACCTAGTCAGTGACTTCATGCGGGTGGGCGACCCCCGAGTGGCACACATGGTGGACAGCAGCACACTGGCAGGGCTGGAGCCAGGCACCACCCCCTTTAAGGTAGGTATGGGCTCTGTCCCGGCACAAAGGGGCAGTGTTGGGAGCCTTATTTACCTGTGGGTGCAGAACTCAGATTTTCCCAACCCCAACTGGCCCCCAGAACACTCTTCCCTGCCTGCCCCTTGTCTGAAATTCCAAGGTCAAGCTCTCTTAGCTTCATCCTGGTAAAAGTTCTCACTCCGAGCTGTATCAACCTTCATCAATCCTCAGTGTGGGTGACTCAAGCAGACCCCTCCCTGAGAGCAGAGGGGGAACAGGTGAcagtcagccaggctggagtccaggaaGGTGCGTTTGGTGATCTAGGAACTCAACTTTGACCTTTCCTGACTTGTTTCAACCCTGACAATTGGGTGTCTGGATAGAAATCATCTACCTAAGAAACTATTGTGACCTGTAGGCTAGAATCTGCCTGCAGACATATCTTCTTCGTAAAACAATTGATCCAACGTGTTTTCAATTGGGagatttctcatttaaaaaatacatatacatttctGGTTTCACAAAAAATGAATCTGGCAACAATCAGCTGAAGCCGGTATTGGTGCCTCCTATACGTGAGAATGAGTTCCCTCATTTTCCACAGTCCTCACCACTCCCTTTTGTCTCTCTGACATTGAGGTTGCACATCAATTGCTGCTTATCATTGTGTGTGGGTTGTTGTTTTCCTTAGAATTGGCCCACCTCTCTCATTTGTGTTCTTGCCTGACTCCTATGAGCCCCTAACACTCTCATGACCTCTGGACACTGGTTCCTGGTTGCAGACCTGAGCCAGAGCTGCAAAGTCCTGCCTCCCAGCCTGCCTCACCCTTCAGGCCCCTCTTGCAGCAGTGCTGGGATTTCTCCCTAGCTGGGGATCTTGGGCAGGGGGGTTGCGCTTTCCTAGCTCTCTCCCATCCCGGTCCCACTCTGCCTCAGGTGGTGTCTCCGCTGACGGAGGCTGTGCTCGGGGAGACGCTGCTGACAGTGACGGAGGAGAAGGTCAGCATCACACAGCTTCAGGCCCAGGTGGTGGCCAGCCTGGCCCTCTCCCTGCGGCCCAGCCCTGGGAGCAGCCACACCATCCTAGCCACCACAGCTGCCCAGCAGACCCTGAGCTTCCTCAAGCAGGTAACTGGCTGCTTGGCCCACCAGCCAGGGATTTGGTGGTACGGAAGGAGGACCTGGGGACTCTGCTTTGCCCTAGCACCAAAAGTCCCCAAATTAGGGCTTTAGGAAACAGAGGATCTCTGCCCTCCATGCCCTGCACACCTGCCCACCCCATGGCCACAGCATCTACATGGGAGGTCAGAGCAAGGTCTCGCTTGCTGCTCTTGCCACCTGAGATGTTCCCTCTGAGGGTCTCCCTCCTGGATTCACAGAGGGCTGTCACCTCCACATCACCCCCAGGAAGTACCCTCACTTATCTCTGAAGCCCCAAGTATACACCATGGGCATAGCCACAGGACAAAAGTGGAAAGGTGATAGGTGTGAGTCCTGGGGAGTGAGGAGGTGAGCATCAAGTGCTGAGCCCAGAGTCAGGACACAGGGGTCCTCTGTCCCTAACTCATACCATCACCCCAAGTCAATCACTTCTCTCTGAACCCTACTTCCTCATCTGGAGCAAGGGCAATTCTCAGAAGGTTTTAGCCAACAGGCAGAAGTGGGGAGTGGGTGTGTATTCTCAACAGCTTGTTGTCTGACGGGGGCAAACCCAAGGTCAGGCATGGAGATACGGAGCTATTCCAGCAGCAGAAGGGACTTGAATTAGACCCAAGGCAAAACTTACCTTCCGCTTATCCAGGGGAGACAGGTGAAGTGGACAACGGCATCCTTAGAGCAGTATGAGCCTGGATGCCATGGTCTGGGATTTAGCCTCCCCACACCCTGTAAGGGGGACTCTCACTTGAGCAATAGTTCTTAGTGCCCgccacaggccaggcacagttccAGTGCTGAGAATACAGCAGGGAGCCAGAGACCTGTGGTCCCCGCCCCTACAGAGCCCAGGATCTAGCAGGAAGCCAGCTAAACAAGCTCTTTGACTCCTGacccctctttctcctcctcctccaggaagccctacTGAGCCTCTGGCTCTCCTACAGTGATGGCACCACAGCCCCACTCTCCCTCTACAGTCCCCGAGACTACGGACTGCTAGTGAGCAGCCTGGATGAGCGTGTGGCCACTGTGACCCAGGACCGGGCCTTCCCTCTGGTAGTGGCTGAGGCCGAGGGGGCAGGGGAGCTGCTCCGCGCAGAGCTAACCATCGCTGAGAGTTGCCAGAAAACCAGACGCAAGAGTGTGCTGGCCACGACCCCTGTGGGCCTGCGGGTGCACTTTGGGAGGGACGAGGAGGACCCCACTTATGACTACCCGGGCCCCAGCCAACCAGGGCCTGGCGGGGGCGAGGACGAGGCCCGGGGAGCCGGCCCGCCAGGCTCTGCGCTACCCGCACCGGAGGCCCCAGGCCCGGGCACCGCCAGCCCCGTCGTGCCACCCACAGAAGACTTCCTGCCGCTGCCCACCGGCTTCCTGCAGATGCCACGGGGTCTGACCGACCTGGAGATTGGCATGTACGCGCTGCTGGGTGTCTTTTGCCTCGCCATCCTCGTCTTCCTCATCAACTGCATCGTTTTCGTGCTGCGCTACCGGCACAAGCGCATCCCGCCCGAGGGCCAGACCAGCATGGACCACTCTCACCACTGGGTGTTCCTGGGCAACGGGCAGCCGCTGAGAGTGCAAGGGGAGCTCTCGCCGCCGGCAGGCAACCCGCTGGAAACCGTGCCCGCCTGCTGCCACGGCGACCACCACAGCAGCGGCAGCTCTCAGACCAGCGTCCAGAGCCAGGTGCACGGCCGGGGCGACGGCTCCTCGGGCGGCTCAGCCCGGGACCAAGCCGAGGACCCCGCCAGCTCGCCCACCTCCAAGCGCAAGCGGGTCAAGTTCACCACCTTCACCACGCTGCCGTCAGAAGAGCTGGCCTATGACTCGGTGCCCGCCGGCGaagaggacgaggaggaggaagaggacctGGGTTGGGGCTGCCCGGATGTGGCGGGCACCACGCGGCCCACTGCACCCCCGGACCTGCACAATTACATGCGCAGAATCAAAGAGATTGCATAGAGGCGCCAACCGGAGTAGCAGGGACTCCCCCATCGGGGTCAGCTCGGGGTAGGACACAGCCGGGACCCCCGGTTCACACGGACTCTGGGCGGCTGAATTGATTTTGTACTCCCTGCCCCTGCAGCTTGACTCGGTGCGGGTCGGGCCGCCTCCGTGTCTGGGCCTTCCCTCGCCTCACACCGTTACCCTCTTCTGCCCCCTGCAGGTGGAGGGCTCTTCCTCCAGTGGCTCGCAAGGAGGAAAGCAAGCCCAGCCTCTGTTCTACCCTTTCCAAATCTCCTCCCATCTTAAGCAACTCCCTGCCCCAAGAGTGAGGCAAGGAGGTCTAGCTTGGGGTCACGTGGGCCCACGCTGTGTCCCGGCCCCGCCTCCCGTCCCCCCTGTCGTCCCCCTATGCAGGGGGTTCTGTGGGGGTCTTGTGTCACAGGCTGCACAAAGACTTTCCTCAAACTAATATTCAGGGATTTCTGTCCTGCAGGGTGGGGAGGTGGCGGCTGCCTGCCCTGCCAAGGATCTTGCTGTGGATGAAATATCTGGGGGCTAGGGGGACAGCTGTAGCATCTGCTGGCATTCGCGTGCCTCCCAGGACCTGGGAGCTGACTCTACAGAGAGGTCTGGTTGCCAAGCCAGGCACCTTCCTGAGTTCTCAggactcccacccctgccccaaggGCTTTGGGCAGGGACCTAAAGGGGAAAGAGTCCTGGATCCATCTCTAGCCAAATCACACCCCAGAGCCAGAGGCCTGGGGACCTCCttgccttccccttcccctacAGCAAGGTCAACACTACTACGCCTTAGCCACCCCTCACCCTGCTGACCGCGCCTTCCCTCTGCAGCACAGGGCAGGCAGCCAGCTATCCCCCACAAGACGGAACCCAGGAGGGGAGTAGA encodes:
- the TMEM132E gene encoding transmembrane protein 132E isoform X2; amino-acid sequence: MAPGMSGRGGAALLCLSALLAHASGRSHPASPSPPGPQASPVLPVSYRLSHTRLAFFLREARPPSPAVANSSLQRSEPFVVFQTKELPVLNVSLGPFSTSQVVARELLQPSSTLDIPERLTVNWKVRAFIVRPRVPASQPVAQVLFYVAGRDWDDFGVTERLPCVRLHAFRDAREHPLLRIGSISLFRPPPRRTLQEHRLDSNLMIRLPDRPLKPGEVLSILLYLAPNSSSSSSPSVEHFTLRVKAKKGVTLLGTKSRSGQWHVTSELLTGAKHSTATVDVTWAQGTPLPPWEGQGPLEILQLDFEMENFTSQSVKRRIMWHIDYRGHSALPDLERAVTELTVIQRDVQAILPLAMDTEIINTAILTGRTVAIPVKVIAIEVNGLVLDVSALVECESDNEDIIKVSSSCDYVFVSGKESRGSMNARVTFRYDVLNAPLEMTVWVPKLPLHIELSDARLSQVKGWRVPILPDRRSVRESEDEDEEEEERRQSASRGCTLQYQHATLQVFTQFHTTSSEGTDQVVTMLGPDWLVEVTDLVSDFMRVGDPRVAHMVDSSTLAGLEPGTTPFKVVSPLTEAVLGETLLTVTEEKVSITQLQAQVVASLALSLRPSPGSSHTILATTAAQQTLSFLKQEALLSLWLSYSDGTTAPLSLYSPRDYGLLVSSLDERVATVTQDRAFPLVVAEAEGAGELLRAELTIAESCQKTRRKSVLATTPVGLRVHFGRDEEDPTYDYPGPSQPGPGGGEDEARGAGPPGSALPAPEAPGPGTASPVVPPTEDFLPLPTGFLQMPRGLTDLEIGMYALLGVFCLAILVFLINCIVFVLRYRHKRIPPEGQTSMDHSHHWVFLGNGQPLRVQGELSPPAGNPLETVPACCHGDHHSSGSSQTSVQSQVHGRGDGSSGGSARDQAEDPASSPTSKRKRVKFTTFTTLPSEELAYDSVPAGEEDEEEEEDLGWGCPDVAGTTRPTAPPDLHNYMRRIKEIA
- the TMEM132E gene encoding transmembrane protein 132E isoform X1; translated protein: MAPGMSGRGGAALLCLSALLAHASGRSHPASPSPPGPQASPVLPVSYRLSHTRLAFFLREARPPSPAVANSSLQRSEPFVVFQTKELPVLNVSLGPFSTSQVVARELLQPSSTLDIPERLTVNWKVRAFIVRPRVPASQPVAQVLFYVAGRDWDDFGVTERLPCVRLHAFRDAREVKSSCRLSGGLATCLVRAELPLAWFGPPAPAAPPTARRKSPDGLEPEATGESQQAELYYTLHAPDASGGCGGSRRGAGPGVGARAESPTQHPLLRIGSISLFRPPPRRTLQEHRLDSNLMIRLPDRPLKPGEVLSILLYLAPNSSSSSSPSVEHFTLRVKAKKGVTLLGTKSRSGQWHVTSELLTGAKHSTATVDVTWAQGTPLPPWEGQGPLEILQLDFEMENFTSQSVKRRIMWHIDYRGHSALPDLERAVTELTVIQRDVQAILPLAMDTEIINTAILTGRTVAIPVKVIAIEVNGLVLDVSALVECESDNEDIIKVSSSCDYVFVSGKESRGSMNARVTFRYDVLNAPLEMTVWVPKLPLHIELSDARLSQVKGWRVPILPDRRSVRESEDEDEEEEERRQSASRGCTLQYQHATLQVFTQFHTTSSEGTDQVVTMLGPDWLVEVTDLVSDFMRVGDPRVAHMVDSSTLAGLEPGTTPFKVVSPLTEAVLGETLLTVTEEKVSITQLQAQVVASLALSLRPSPGSSHTILATTAAQQTLSFLKQEALLSLWLSYSDGTTAPLSLYSPRDYGLLVSSLDERVATVTQDRAFPLVVAEAEGAGELLRAELTIAESCQKTRRKSVLATTPVGLRVHFGRDEEDPTYDYPGPSQPGPGGGEDEARGAGPPGSALPAPEAPGPGTASPVVPPTEDFLPLPTGFLQMPRGLTDLEIGMYALLGVFCLAILVFLINCIVFVLRYRHKRIPPEGQTSMDHSHHWVFLGNGQPLRVQGELSPPAGNPLETVPACCHGDHHSSGSSQTSVQSQVHGRGDGSSGGSARDQAEDPASSPTSKRKRVKFTTFTTLPSEELAYDSVPAGEEDEEEEEDLGWGCPDVAGTTRPTAPPDLHNYMRRIKEIA